GGCCGCAAGGTCTTCCAGCCACGTCGGGGGAGCGTGGTTGGTCAGCCCACCCATGTCCCAGTAGTCCTTCCACAGCGTCACTTTGCCGTCCTCGACTCGGTGCACCGAAACGAATTGCAGCACAGCAGTTTCCCCGCTCGCCCAGTTCCAGGTCTCGGAGTGCTCGTACATCACGTCGGCGCCGTTGGACAGCAGCACGCCGTCATGGTTCTGGTAGCCGGCCAGCGGCTCGAGCCCGACCTTGATCCGCTTCACGATGTCCTCGGGCCCGCGGGCGGCCAGCGTGGGCCCGACGGGCATGTCGACGTAGATGCAGTCCTCGGCCAGATAGGTTTTCAAGGACTCCCAGTCGCGGCCCGACAGGGCCTTCCACAGACCGAGCACCACTTCGTCGACTGACATGGGCTAAGGCTGACAGGCAACCCCCCGTGCCGGGCAAGGATTGGCGGATCTTTACAGTCTGGCCAGGCAACGACGCTCGCAGGAGGTGGGGATGCCAACGCTGCGGTCACGACGCAAGCGCACCCGGGAGACCAGTCCATCGCCGTTCTCGCCACCCTGGACACCCAGGGAAGCGCAGTTCGGCATCGGCATCCACCACAACGTCGCGGTGCCGATGAGCGACGGCATCAATCTGCGGGTCGACATTCATTACCCCACCGACCCGGCCACCGGCGATCCAGCGCCCGGACCATTCCCGGTGCTGATGTCGCTGACGCCCTATGGCAAAAAGGCCCCGCCGCCGGCCGCCCAGATCGGCGGCGGCGCCACCCCGTTCCTGATCAAGCGGGGCTACATCGAGGTCATGGTCGACGTCCGCGGGTGCGGCGTATCCGAGGGCGAGTTCCAGATGTTCGGCGCACGGCAGGCCCAGGACGGCGTCGAGCTGGTCGACTGGGCATCGCGGCTGCCCAACTCCAACGGTCGCGTCGGCATGTTCGGGGTGTCTTACCTGGCGATCAACCAGCTTTTCACGGCGGCCGCGGTCGGGCCGGACTCGCCGCTGAAGGCGATCTTCCCGGTGATGGCCGCGCGCGACTTCTACCGGGACGCCGCGGCGATGGGCGGCGCGCCACACCTGCGCACCATCCGGGCGTACGGCGGGGTCTACAACCTGCTCAACGTCGTCAACCCGATGCTGGAGGTGATCAACCGCGGCAAGCACGCCCGGCCGCGGGCCGGTGGCATCGCCGGGGTCCGCAAGCGCGGGCGCGCGCAGCGCGGCTACTTCGGACCGCTGATCGCCGACGCGGTGGCCGGCGGCGAAACGTCCTTCGACGAAGAGTTCTGGGAAGACCTACGGCCCGCCACGGTGATACCGCAGATCGTCGCCAACAAGGTCGCGGTCTTCCTGGTCGGCGGCTGGCATGACGCCTTCCAGCGCGGAGTTCCGCTGAACTACGCCGCTCTGCAGAACGCCTTCGCCGGGCGGCCCGACGAGCAACCGATGCAACCCGGCCAGCCGGTCTCCGAGCATCTGCGCCTGATGATGGGTCCCTGGTATCACGTCACGATGTACGGCAACCTGCACCTGCATGCCGTCCAGCTGAGGTGGTTCGACTACTGGCTGAACGACGACGCCGACGCGGAGATCACCGGGCCACCCCTGACCTTTCAACCCATCGGTGACTCGCGTTGGTTCCACGTGCGCGACTATCCGCTAGAGCAGGCGAGGCCCACCCGCTTCTACCTGTCTGAAGCCGGACGCCTGACCGGCGATCCCGCGCCCCAAACATCAACGGCCACAGTCAAATACGTGGGCCGCGGGCCGGTGGCCGGCCGCAGTGTCGAGCAGTGGACACTCGGGATGACCAGCTTCATCCGCAGTCAGCGCGGCGGCCGCACCCGCTACGACCAGGACAACAGACGGGTGCAACGCGGCGCGCTCACCTACACCACCGACGCCTTCGCTGACCCGACGTTGCTCGCCGGGCCGATCACGTTGACCCTGCATGCGACCGCCGACACCACGGAGTCGCTGTGGGTGGCCCATCTCGACGACGTCGCCCCCGACGGATCGTCGCGACCGCTGACGCAGGGCGCGCTCATGGGCTCCCACCGCGCACTGGACCCCGAGCGCACCTGGCGCCTGCCCGACGGCACCGTGCTCAAGCCGCACCATCTCAGCACCCGCGCGGCGGTCACGCCCGTCGTTCCGGGTGAGCTCACCCAATACGACATTGAGATCTTCCCGACCGCCGCGTTACTCGAATCCGGCCACCGATTGCGGTTGACCGTCACCACATTCGACTTCCCGCATCTCGTCCCGACCGCGCCCGCGCGTAAAGCGCTGGCGGGCGGAACGTATCGGCTACACCAGGGTGGGCCGACGCCTTCGCACCTGCTCGTTCCACTCGCCGATCCGAACAGTCTCGACTGATCAAGCGCGGCAGCATAATCCGGGCACGGCGCCCGGTTGTAGGGAATACTCAATCTTGATGACTTCATTACAGCGATACATCGCCGAAGAGATTGCCTCCGATCACGTCGATGGATTGCTGACCAGACGCGAAGCCATGCGCCGTTTGGCGTTGCTGGGGTTGAGTAGCGGCGCGGCAGCCACCTTGATCGCGGCCTGCGCCGACCACGAGGCCCGGCCGCTGCACTCGAGTTCGGCCGAGGGGGTCGAGCCGCCGGGCGCCAAACAGGCGTTGCCCACCGAGCCGATCACCTGGGCTGGCCCGCGCGGCGAACTCCAGGGCGCCTGGGCGCAGGCCCACAACGCCCGTCGCGGGGTGCTGGTGATCCACGAGAACAAGGGACTCACCGACTGGGTGCATTCGGTCGCCGAGCGGTTCGCCGGCGCAGGCTATTCGGCGCTGGCCATCGACCTGCTGTCCGAAGAGGGCGGCACCGGACAATTCACCGACCCGGCCAAGGCGACCGCCGCCCTCGCCGCCGCACCCCAGGACCGATTCCTCGCCGATCTGAACTCCGGCATCACCGAACTGCAGAATCGCGTCCCCGGCGGCAAAATTGCGGTGGTCGGGTTCTGCTTCGGTGGCGGGCTGGTGTGGGAGCTGCTGGCCTCCCACAACGCCCGGCTGTCGGCCGCGGTCCCGTTCTACGGTCCGCTTCCCGACAACCCCGACTTCAGCGGCGACAAGGCGACCGCGGTGCTGGCGTTCTACGGGGCGCTGGACAAGCGCGTCACCGACTCTCAACCGGCGGCCCAGGCCGCGCTCGAGCGCGCCGGCTTGATCCACGACATCGTCATCGAACCCGACGCCGACCACGCGTTTTTCAACGACGGCGGACCGCGCTACAACGCGGCCGCGTCCGAGGACGCCTGGCATCGGGTGCTCGAGTGGTTTGGCCGCTATCTGTCTTGACGGCATGATGCGTGCGTGACCTCTGCACCGCCCGTCATCACGCTGCGCCAGATCCTCGACTCGCTCGACCTCGAACAGGTCAACGCGGAGTTCTTCGTGGGCAACCAGATCGACGAGATCGCGCATCACATCTCCGGCGGCCACATCGCGGCGCAGGCGTTGATGGCAGCCAGTCGCACAGCCTCCGATCGCCTGCCGCACAGCATGCACATGTACTTCCTGCGGGCGGGCGACGCTCGGCAACCGGTCGACTTCGAGGTGACCACCCTGCACGACGGCGGCACCTTTTCCGCCCGCCGAGTGACCGCCCGTCAATTCGGCGCGGTGCTGCTCGAAGGCGTCGTGTCGTTCAGTAAGTCCGTCGAAAGCATTGTCTACCAGCAAATTCCACCCGACCTGCCGGACCCGGACACGGTGCCTGGCTTCGCCGAGCAACACCGCGACCTCGCCGAGGAACGCGACGGTTGGTGGGTACGCGAGCAGCCGATCGACTATCGCTACGTGGACCCGTCCGCCCGGCTCGCGGCCGACATCGCCGAGGCGCCGCCGGCGCAGCTACGAATGTGGTGGCGCCCCAACGGCGATGCGCCGGCCGACCCGGTGATCGCCGATTGCCTGGCCGCCTTCGTCGCAGGACGCACCCTGCTCGAGTCGGCGATGATCGCCCGTCGTACCACCCCACTGGGGCCGGGCTTCTCGGCGCTGATGGACCTCGCCATGTGGTTCCATCACCCGCCGAACCTGTCGGACTGGATTCTCTATCAACAACATTCACCCAGCGGCATCGGTGGTCGCGGGTTGGCCCAGGGCACGATGTTCAATCGCAGCGGCGAACTGGTCTGCACCTCAACGCTGGAGTGTTACTTCGGCGGGACACAGCCGGCGACGATGCAGAGCGCCAGCGATGAAGAGGAGCGAAGTCGCGATTTGAGCGGCTAGCGCGCAGCCATCGAACGGGCCTGGCCCAGCGCGACCGGCAGCGTCGACCAGCCGTGCAGCACCCGGGTGTCGCGGCGGCTGCCCACGCCGGCCGACCGGACGTCGGGGAAGCGGTCGAAGAACGCCCGCAGACCAACCTCACCCTCGGCGCGCGCCAGCGCCGCACCCAGGCAGAAGTGCCGCCCGCCCGAGAACGCCAGGTGCTTGCCGGCATTGTCGCGTTCGATGTCGAACGTGTTGGGATCGGGAAAGACGGCCGGATCGCGGTTGGCCGCGGCGACGTAGACGATCACCAATTCGCCCTGGCTGATCGGACGGCCCGCGATCTCGGTGTCGTTCAAGGCTATTCGCGCGGTGAGCTGCACCGGTGACTCCAGTCGCAGGATCTCCTCGACGGCGTTGGGCCACAACTCGGGCTGCGCGGTGAGCGTCCGCAGGTGCTGGGGAGTGTCGAGCAGCATGCGAATCCCGTTGCCCAACAGGTTGACCGTGGTCTCGAATCCCGCTGCCAGCACGAGGCCCGCGACCGCGCGAAGCTCCGCGCGGTCGAGATAGGTCTCCGGCGAACCGCTTTCGGCCTTCGCGATCAGCTGGCTCATCAGGTCGTCGCCGGGATCGCGGCGCAGCTTGTCCAGGTGCGTGTCCAGCCAGGTGTTGAATCCGACGAGTCCACCCTGCACACGCTGGTATTGCGGCCAGGGCAGCCCGAAATCCAAACTGGGCGCGGCTAATTCGCCGAACTCGAGAATTCGCTGCCGATCGCCTTCGGGCACGCCGAGGATGTCGCTGATGATGGCCACCGGCAATTGCGAGCAGTACCGGTCGACGATGTCGACCACGCCCGGCTCGCGGGACAGCTCATCGAGCAACGACTCGGCGGTCCGTTCGACTCCGTCGCGCAGCGCGCCCACCGCGCGATGAGTGAACACCGATGACACGGTCTTGCGGTAGCGGGTGTGATCCGGCGGTTCGACGGCAAGCAGTGAGGGCGGGCGCAGCGGATGCAGCAAATCGTCGCGCGCCGTCCGCTCCAGCCACCGCAGCGGCCCAGGCAGGTTCGATCCGATTGACAGCACCCGGAATTCGTCCGATCGCAGCAATTCATGACCGATGGCATGGTCGGCGGTGAGGTAGCCGACGCTGGATCGCACCAGCGGGCCACGAGCGCGGACCACTTCGTAGAACGGGACCGGATCGGCCTTCACCGACGGGTCGGCGATCAGCCGGGCTTGGAGATCGCCCCGCCGCGCTCCGAGTCGGGAGGCGCCGCGGACGAAACCGTGCAGAGCCAGCCAGTGCAATCTCTGCTTCAAGTCGATCGCCACCGGTCGGGCCTCCACATCGTCGGGCAGTGCTGCGGCCCAGCCTACGACCCGACCGGGATCTTCGCCGTCAGCCCAACTCCCAGTTCATGTTGGCCGCGAACTTGAGGGCATCCTCGGTGGCGGTGCCCATCGCGTGGCTGCGCTCGACGTAGGAGCGCACCATCGGCAGGAAGTTCATCGGGTTGTAGGCGTCTTCCTCGTAACTCCACAGGCTGTCGCCGGCGTACTTCATCACCGAGAGGTTCGCCGCCTGATGCACGCTGCCGTCCCCCGGATCGCGCATCCGGTTCTGGAATTCGCAGAACACCCAGCCGCGGTCGACGTCGATGGAGTGCCACGACGTCGGATAGAACGGCATCTCACTGCCCGGGAAGACGTTCATCGTGGAGACGATCCAGTCGCGGATCTGTTCGCGGCCGTGCAGCGTGCCGTAGGTGTGTTCGACGTAGGTCGCGTCCTCGGTGAACTGGTCAGCAAAACGCGACCAGTCCCAGCTGGAGCCGATCTCGACGACGACTTGCTTGTGGTGTTCGAAGGCCTCGTCGATCTCCTCGCGCGACCACTGTCCGCTCATGCCTCTGCCACCTGCTTGATCCGATTCAGCGTCTTGGTCATGTCCCGAATGTTGCGCCGCTGCCGAAGCCAGCCGCCGAAGAGCCAGTAGTAGAAGCCGACGAACGGCGAGGAGGCCATCCGGAACGACTCGGTGACGTCGGTCCCGTCACCGGCGGGCGCCAACCGGTAGTGCCAGTTGTTGACCGCCCGGTCGCCGACGAGCACCTCGAAACCGAACTCGCGGCCGGGCTCGCATGCGGTGACGCGGCAGACCGTCCAGTACACCGGGCCGATCTCGTTGCGCTTGACGTGCCCGCGGAAGCGCGCGCCGAGCGCCGGCCCGCCGGCGCCGTCCAGCCACTCGGCCTCGAAGACTTCGGGGGAGTAGCGGCCGATGCTGTGGACGTCGGTGATCAAGTCCCAGATCTGGCCCGCCGGTGCCGCCATGTGAACCGTCGCAGAACCCTGCATTGGCTGATCCAAGCATGCCCGCGGCCGACCGGTGCGTGGAAACCGCGATCTTGTGACCGCAGGGCAACTGCCGGCCAAACCTTGTCCCAACGGTGGATCCGCGCTAGCGTTTTAGCGTTTCGAAGTCCTGAAATCACTGTTCAGACGGAGTGATCATCATCGACGATTACCACAGCACAAAGCGGTCCAAGAACGACAGCGGACCGGATGACGGTGAAGCGCCCGTCATCGTCAGCTTGGTCGAGGCGGCGATGCAGATGTTCTCCGCGGCCATCGACGCGCTGCCGGACACCAGCGACCCGGAGTTCTCCGGCCGAGCCAACGTGATCCTGTCGGGGCTGCGCAAATTGCAGACGGCCCTGACCAAGGCCGCCACCCGGGGTCGCGCGACGCCGTCGGTGATCGTGTCGCTCAGCGGTGTCCGGACCCGGTACGACGACCTGATGGCGATGGCGTCCGAGGCGCCCGGCGCGACGCTGGGTCAGCAGCTGTACGTCATCCGGCGGCGCGCGAAGCTCTCCGCGCAGGAAACCGCCAACGGCGCCGGGCTCACGCCCGAACTTCTCGATGCCATCGAGGCGGAGGAGACGCCGACCGACGAGGAAGCGGCCCGGATCAAAGAGCTGCTTGCCGCGCTCGGAGGCTAGCCCGTTACGTGGTGACACGTGACCGGTGACGAGGCTCCGTCGGGTCTGCGCTCAACGGCGGCTCGGGCGATGATTCTCGTCGTCTCGGTGACTTCTCTGATCGCGGGCGGGACCTACGTGGCCATCGATCGGCTGCATTCGTCGGCGAACGACGCCGTCGAGCATCCCGGTCCCGCGGCTACCGACGAGCAGACCCAGTCCGAGGTCGTCGCGCACGCCCGCGACATCGTCGCCACCACCGGGCTGCGCCAACCGATCGCCGGCTACCTGCTGATGTCGTGCCGCAATCGCGACGACCCGCCCTATCAGGGGGCGGTGTACCTGGACTTCCAGCTGCCCACCGAGCTCAGCGCCGAGCAGTACTTTCGCGGCGTCTCCGCGGCGCTGGTAGCGCGCGGCTGGCGGGAGGGCTTGCCACCCAACCAGCACCTGTTCGGTCGCAACCTGTCCAAGGATGGTGTCAACGCGATCCTCTACCCGGACAACGACACTCCGGCCCACGGCGTGGCGCGCATCTACGGCCAATGCCACGATATGAGCGACCATCGCGGCGCCCGGGCGGAGTGGACGGACGTCACCAACCGGCTGCACTAGCCACAAAAAACTGCGCCTGACGGAGTCACCGTCAGGCGCAGTTCTTGTTCGTTCGTCTAGCCGGCGTGAGCGCCCAGGGCACCCTGCAGGTCACCCTTCATCGCGTTCAACTGCTGGCCCCAGTACTCCCAGCTGTGTGTGCCGGAAGGCGGGAAGTTGAAGACGGCGTTGTGGCCGCCGGCCGCAGTGTATGCGTCCTGGAACTTCTTGTTGCCACCGATCATGAAGTTGCTCTCGAGGAACTTGGCCGGCAGGTTATCGCCGCCCAGTTCGTTCGGGGTGCCGTTGCCGCAGTAGACCCAGAGCCGGGTGTTGTTGGCGACCAGTTGGCCGACGTTGACCGTGGGGTCGTTCCGCTGCCAGGCGGGGTCGCTGTCGGGGCCCCACATGTCTTCCTTCTTGTAACCGCCGGCGTCGCCCATCGCCAGACCGATCGCGCCCTGACCGGTGGAGGGACTGAGGTATCCGGACAGCGACCCGGCGTAGATGAACTGGCCGGGGTGGTAGATCGCCAGGTTCATCGCCGACGATCCGGCCATCGAGATGCCCACCGCGGCACTGCCGGTCGCTTTGGTGCTCTTCTGCGCGGAGAGGTAGCTGGGGAGTTCACTGGTCAGGAACGTCTCCCACTTGTACGTCTGGCAACCGGACTTGCCGCAGGCCTGGTTGTACCAGTCGGTGTAGAAGCTGGACTGTCCGCCCACCGGCATGACGATCGCCAGACCGGAGTTGTAGTACCACTCGAAGGCCGGGGTGTTGATGTCCCAACCGTTGTAGTCGTCCTGAGCGCGCAGGCCGTCCAGCAGGTACACGGCCGGGGCGTTGGATCCACCGGGCTGGAACTGGACCTTGATGCTGCGACCCATCGATGCCGACGGCACCTGGAGGTACTCGACGGGAAGGCCGGGTCGGGAGAACGCGTTGGCCGCCGGCGCACCGCCGGCAAGACCGATCAGACCCGGTAACGCGGCGGCAGAAAAAGCGGCGACTGTCAGTCGCCGCGCCCACCTACGTACCTTGTCGCTTGCATATGCCATATCAGGCCCCTTGTCGACGGCGTCACGCACTACGGCAAAAGGTACCGTGCGGTTGTCCATATGTCGATTAAGGCAAGTGGGTGTCGCGAATTCGCAGCAACTACGGCCACCTGCCCGGAGCCTGTGCTAGACGCGGTAATCGGCCATTTCTGGCAACACCGGGCAATCGCGGGCGACGACCAATTCCGCGACGCCCGGGTCGCAATTTCGCGGCACGACCGCGTAGGGTGACCCGAGGTAGACCGACGAGACCACGCGTCCCGGTCCTTCCGCCGCCCGCGAACCAGCGCGTCAATCCACATGGTCGCCGGGAGCGGCGCACGGGCTTAGGCCGCGATTGAGGTGCAAATTTGGACACGGTAGCTGGACTGTCGCTGACATCGACGTCAGTCGGCTGGGTCCTGGTTGAGGGACGCGACGCCGACGGCGCCATCCTCGATCACGACGACTTCGACGTGCACCCCACCGCCGGCCTGCAGGCGGTCTACACCTCCGAACAAGCCAACGCCGCCGTGCTGGACGCGCAGGCCGCCGCCGCAGAGTTGGACCAGCGTCTGCACGTCGTGGGCGTCACTTGGAGCGACGAATGCGCCGCCGAGGCCGCGCTGCTCGTCGAATCGCTGACCGATGCCGGCTTCGACAACATCGTCCCGGTTCGGCTGCACGACGCGTGCGACATGCTGGCCCGCGCGATCGCGCCGGTTGTCGGCTACGACCAGGCCGCGGTGTGCGTCCTGGACGGCGACTCGACGATCGTCGTCATGGTCGACGGCGAAGAAGGCAAACCACAGACGGCGATCAAGCAGCTGTCCGGTGGTCCAGGGAATTTGGTGCACTGGCTGACCACCTTGTTCGACCGCAGTTCCTGGCAGCCCGGCGGCATTGTGATCGTCGGAGCTCAGGACGAGGTCGACTCGCTGTCGGCGCGACTGGCGACGCTGCCGGTCCCGGTCATCGCCCAGGCCGGCGCGGAGCTGGCACTGGCGCGCGGGGCGGCGCTGGTATCGGCGCAGGCCACCGAGTTCACCGATGAGGAGATGCTCGAAACGATCGACAGCTGGCGGCACGACGATGACGCCGCCCGGCAACGGTCGTACGCAGGCGCGGTGACGATGCTGGCGGCCGGCGCGGTGACCTTCGTGGCGTCGCTCTCGCTGGCGCTCGGCCCACACCTGGTGCCGCGCCACGCATCCGAGCCCCCTCGTCCGGTCGCCCACCGCGCCGTGCTCGCCCCGTTGGCCGATGCCCCGGCTCCGCCGCCGGCGGTCAAGGCTCCGCCCGCCCGGCCTGTTCCGCAGCCCGTACCGGAGCGTGAGCCGGAGGTGCAGCAGCCGGTCGCCGCGCAAGCTCCCGTCGAGGTCCCGGCCGCCGCTCCGGTCGCGCCGCCCGCGCCTCCGCCGCCGGTCGCGCCGCCACCAGAGCCGCCCCCCAATCCGCATCCGCTGCTGACCAAGCTGCTGCAACGCCTGCACGGACAGGACCCGGACCAGCAGCCACCACCGCCCCCGCCGGGAGCGCCGTCGCCCTAGCCGGCGTCAGTCCTGGAATTCGCGGGCGATCTCGGCCGCGGTGCTCAGCACTGCGAGATGCTCGTCGACCGACTCCAACCCGAATTTCATGGTGTTGACCGCGACGTGTGTGGCCCCCGCGTCCGCCCAGATCCGGAAACCGTCGGCCAGTTCGTCGGCGCTGCCACTCCAGGACACTTGGCCTTGCATGCCCAGCGTCGCCGGATCCCGTCCGGCGGCTCGCGCCGCCTGCTCGACCTCCTGACGCGCCTGCTCGAGCTTTGGTCCGGGACCCACCATCGGGAACCAACCGTCGCCGAGCCGTCCGGCCCGACGGAACGCCGGGGCCGAGGCCGCGCCGAACCACACCGGGATCGGACGCTGGATCGGCAACGGCGCGATGCCGGCCCCGGTCACCCGGTGGTATTGGCCCTCGAAGGTCACGCTCGGCTCGGTCCACAGCCTGCGCATGACCTCGACCTGCTCACCGCTGCGCTTGCCCCGGGTCGAAAAGTCTTCTCCCAGAGCCTCATACTCGACCGCGTTCCACCCCAAGCCGACCCCGAGGCGGAGTCGCCCGCCGCTGAGCAGGTCGACCTCCGCGGCCTGCTTGGCGACCAGCACGGCTTGGCGCTGCGGCAAAATGACGACGCCCGTGACCAATTCGAGGGTCGTGGTGACGGCAGCGAGATAGCCGAACATCACCATTGGCTCGTGAAAGGTGTTGTGCAGGTCGTAGGGTCCGTTCCAGCCGGCGTGCACGGTGGTGTCCGCACCAACCACGTGGTCGTAGGCGATCAGGTGCGTGAACCCGAGTCCCTCGACATGTTCGGCGTAGGCCCGCACCGCACCGACGTCACCGCCGATCTCGGTCTGCGGGAACACCACACCGATCCGCATCGGAATCCTCCGTCAGGGTTGTTTGGCGCGTTTCGCGGCGAACGCCACGACCACATCGTCGGCGACTCTCAACGAGCCCAGCAGTTGCGAGTACGGCTTTATTCCGAACTCCGACTGCCGGACCGTGGTTTCGCTGGACAGCCACCAGTTGGCACCCTGGTCGTCGATGCGCAGATCGACCACCTGTTCATGAGAGGTGTCGTGGATCGTCAACGTCCCGGTCAACCGGTAGCCGACGTCAGTCTTATCAATTACGTTGGCCTCGAACGTGATTCGAGGATGCCGCTTGGCGTCGAGCGAGCGCAGCGCGTTGCTGCGCGCCAGGATCCTCTCCGGCCCGGACAGGGGAGTGACGCCGCCTTCGCCGCGGATGACTTCCAGCGAACCGACCTCAACCGTGAGCTCGGCACCTACCGGTTCGTCGTCCGCCCATCGCGTCGTCGCGCGCCAGTGCCGCATCGCCAGCGTCAGCCGGTGCCCGACCGCGGCGGCCGGGCCGGCGACCCCGGTACGAATGAGCAGGTCGCCGTCGGAGCCGTCGAGGCTCCATTCGGTGGTCGCGGCTTTGGTCAAACCGTCAACACCGTGCGGTAGTGCGCACGGCCCTCTTCCAGCGCGGCGTAGCCCTCCGCGGCCTGCGCCAGCGGTAGCTCTTCGATCCACGCGCGCACCCCGGCCTGCACCGCGAACTGCATCGTGTCCTCGACCTCGCTTGCGGTCCCCGAGGGATGCCCAATGATGCTGAGCCCCGGCGTAATCAGTTGCATCGGGCTGATCGGCAGCGGTTCCGGCGTGACGCCGATGGTGACGAGTTCACCGAGCGGCAGCAGGCCCCCGACGGTCGCGCCCATCGCCTGGGAGGCGCCAGCGGTACCGAGCACGACGTTCACCCCGCCGAGGTCGTTCAGCGACTCGGCCACGTCGCCGTCGGTCGCGTCGATGTAGTGGTGGGCGCCCAGGGTCAGGGCATCCTCCTTCTTCGCGGTGCCGCGGTTGATCGCGACGGTCTCGAAACCCATTGCCCGGGAGAATTGAATCCCGAGATGACCGAGGCCACCGACACCGAGAATCGCGACCCGGTCACCGGGCAGCGCCTTGGTGTGCCGCAACGCGTTGTACGTCGTGACACCTGCGCAGCCCATCGGAGCGGCCTCGGCGAAGGTGAGTTCGGTGGGGATGCGGGCCAGCGCCGTTGCCGGAACGGTCGCCGATTCGGCGTACCCGCCGGGGTAGTGCCAGCTCGGCACCTTGCCGTTCAGGCAGTAGATGAATTGCCCCTTGCGACATTGGGCGCAGTGATTGCAGTTGCCGCCGAACCAGCCGACGGCGACTCGATCGCCGACCTCGAATTCCTCGACGCCAGGCCCGATTTCGGCGATCGTCCCAGCGATCTCGTGGCCCAGGGTCACCGGCCACTGCAGGCCCGGGAAGGCGCCGGCAACGAAGTGGGCATCGGTGCCGCAGATGCCGCAGGCCTTGACGTCGAGGCGAACTTCGCCACGACCCGGCGACGCTGTTTCAACTTCGGCGAGTTCGAGCGGCCCGCCCGCGGACTTGACGTGAACTGCTGTGTGTGACGGCATGGCCTCAGCCTAGTGCGCTAGTGCGCCACAGGCTGTTTGGCCGAGGCGTCGCTGTGGTAGTCGACCTGCCAGTGTTTGATGCCGTTCAGCCAGCCGGATCTCAGCCGCTCGGGTGTGCCGACCGATTCCAGGTTGGGCATGACGTCGGCGATCGCGTTGAACATCAGGTCGATCGTCATCCGCGCCAGGTTGGCCCCGATGCAGTAGTGGGCGCCGGTGCCGCCGAAGCCGACATGCGGGTTGGGATCCCGCAGGATGTTGAAGGAGAACGGGTCCTCGAAGACTTCCTCGTCGAAATTGGCTGAGCGGTAGACCATTACGACCCGCTGGCCCTTTTTGATCTGCACGCCGGACAGCTCGTAGT
The sequence above is a segment of the Candidatus Mycobacterium wuenschmannii genome. Coding sequences within it:
- a CDS encoding nuclear transport factor 2 family protein, whose translation is MSVDEVVLGLWKALSGRDWESLKTYLAEDCIYVDMPVGPTLAARGPEDIVKRIKVGLEPLAGYQNHDGVLLSNGADVMYEHSETWNWASGETAVLQFVSVHRVEDGKVTLWKDYWDMGGLTNHAPPTWLEDLAAADTSWIFDATGLI
- a CDS encoding CocE/NonD family hydrolase codes for the protein MGIHHNVAVPMSDGINLRVDIHYPTDPATGDPAPGPFPVLMSLTPYGKKAPPPAAQIGGGATPFLIKRGYIEVMVDVRGCGVSEGEFQMFGARQAQDGVELVDWASRLPNSNGRVGMFGVSYLAINQLFTAAAVGPDSPLKAIFPVMAARDFYRDAAAMGGAPHLRTIRAYGGVYNLLNVVNPMLEVINRGKHARPRAGGIAGVRKRGRAQRGYFGPLIADAVAGGETSFDEEFWEDLRPATVIPQIVANKVAVFLVGGWHDAFQRGVPLNYAALQNAFAGRPDEQPMQPGQPVSEHLRLMMGPWYHVTMYGNLHLHAVQLRWFDYWLNDDADAEITGPPLTFQPIGDSRWFHVRDYPLEQARPTRFYLSEAGRLTGDPAPQTSTATVKYVGRGPVAGRSVEQWTLGMTSFIRSQRGGRTRYDQDNRRVQRGALTYTTDAFADPTLLAGPITLTLHATADTTESLWVAHLDDVAPDGSSRPLTQGALMGSHRALDPERTWRLPDGTVLKPHHLSTRAAVTPVVPGELTQYDIEIFPTAALLESGHRLRLTVTTFDFPHLVPTAPARKALAGGTYRLHQGGPTPSHLLVPLADPNSLD
- a CDS encoding dienelactone hydrolase family protein — protein: MTSLQRYIAEEIASDHVDGLLTRREAMRRLALLGLSSGAAATLIAACADHEARPLHSSSAEGVEPPGAKQALPTEPITWAGPRGELQGAWAQAHNARRGVLVIHENKGLTDWVHSVAERFAGAGYSALAIDLLSEEGGTGQFTDPAKATAALAAAPQDRFLADLNSGITELQNRVPGGKIAVVGFCFGGGLVWELLASHNARLSAAVPFYGPLPDNPDFSGDKATAVLAFYGALDKRVTDSQPAAQAALERAGLIHDIVIEPDADHAFFNDGGPRYNAAASEDAWHRVLEWFGRYLS
- a CDS encoding acyl-CoA thioesterase, whose translation is MTSAPPVITLRQILDSLDLEQVNAEFFVGNQIDEIAHHISGGHIAAQALMAASRTASDRLPHSMHMYFLRAGDARQPVDFEVTTLHDGGTFSARRVTARQFGAVLLEGVVSFSKSVESIVYQQIPPDLPDPDTVPGFAEQHRDLAEERDGWWVREQPIDYRYVDPSARLAADIAEAPPAQLRMWWRPNGDAPADPVIADCLAAFVAGRTLLESAMIARRTTPLGPGFSALMDLAMWFHHPPNLSDWILYQQHSPSGIGGRGLAQGTMFNRSGELVCTSTLECYFGGTQPATMQSASDEEERSRDLSG
- a CDS encoding cytochrome P450, translating into MKQRLHWLALHGFVRGASRLGARRGDLQARLIADPSVKADPVPFYEVVRARGPLVRSSVGYLTADHAIGHELLRSDEFRVLSIGSNLPGPLRWLERTARDDLLHPLRPPSLLAVEPPDHTRYRKTVSSVFTHRAVGALRDGVERTAESLLDELSREPGVVDIVDRYCSQLPVAIISDILGVPEGDRQRILEFGELAAPSLDFGLPWPQYQRVQGGLVGFNTWLDTHLDKLRRDPGDDLMSQLIAKAESGSPETYLDRAELRAVAGLVLAAGFETTVNLLGNGIRMLLDTPQHLRTLTAQPELWPNAVEEILRLESPVQLTARIALNDTEIAGRPISQGELVIVYVAAANRDPAVFPDPNTFDIERDNAGKHLAFSGGRHFCLGAALARAEGEVGLRAFFDRFPDVRSAGVGSRRDTRVLHGWSTLPVALGQARSMAAR
- a CDS encoding nuclear transport factor 2 family protein; translated protein: MSGQWSREEIDEAFEHHKQVVVEIGSSWDWSRFADQFTEDATYVEHTYGTLHGREQIRDWIVSTMNVFPGSEMPFYPTSWHSIDVDRGWVFCEFQNRMRDPGDGSVHQAANLSVMKYAGDSLWSYEEDAYNPMNFLPMVRSYVERSHAMGTATEDALKFAANMNWELG
- a CDS encoding SRPBCC family protein, giving the protein MQGSATVHMAAPAGQIWDLITDVHSIGRYSPEVFEAEWLDGAGGPALGARFRGHVKRNEIGPVYWTVCRVTACEPGREFGFEVLVGDRAVNNWHYRLAPAGDGTDVTESFRMASSPFVGFYYWLFGGWLRQRRNIRDMTKTLNRIKQVAEA